A portion of the Edaphobacter bradus genome contains these proteins:
- a CDS encoding transglycosylase domain-containing protein, translated as MPVKLKYASKAIGTGSLRHRILRAAIVTVLAGFVLFAAVFAYYNHKYQQIVDTRLASGHLFSSVSQIYAAPREIRDGQKYTAAAIAADLRRAGYNSNTQLGTFQLNGNSIFIKPGPESYHNTDGATIDTSGGTVQKITAENGAALSAYELEPQLITALSADNSRTKRRMIAYTDIPPRMVQAVTSIEDRNFFEHNGINFLRIVKCGVEDITSGRKRCGGSTITMQLARGFFLSPEKHLKRKLIEIFISFQLESRFTKPQIFEMYANQINLGHRGSYDINGFGEASQAFFGKDLKQLDTAQCALLAGMIQSPSRLNPYRHPERAIERRNVVLDSMVETSAISASEAARAKAEPLNLAPPNVDASEAPYFVDLVHDQLVQRIGDQDLAHQSLRIYTSLDPDLQSIASDAVEAGMKNVDDIVRKQHGKSTAPIVYPQVALIALNPHTGQVLALVGGRNYGASQLNHAVAKRPTGSIFKPFVYAAAYNSSLNGTALGGGGIFTALTQLTDVPTTFTFDNGRQTYTPNNFKGDFRGDVTAAYALAHSLNNATIELGEMVGFDNVAALGRSAGVASARGTPSVSIGAYDATPLDMAGAYSVFANNGVHLTPWMLSSVTNTSGDIISDFPREAKQVMDPRAAYLTQSLLEGTMNYGTPAGAVRGHGFTAPAAGKTGTSHDAWFAGYTSNLICIVWVGNDDYSDIKIEGAHAAAPIWTEFMKRAIQLPEYSDVHSFSPPDGVSVVRIDKTTNLLSDTSCPDNSISLAFLDGTAPANSCSQMSESPQNFIQKIFGIGEHPNPQTNPPPALPGASPARPASPTAANAPVETQPAAPKKKNFFQKLFGGGDKKKQQPQDSQQ; from the coding sequence TTGCCAGTTAAACTCAAATACGCCAGCAAAGCTATCGGGACCGGCAGCCTGCGCCACCGCATTCTGCGGGCTGCCATTGTGACGGTTCTGGCGGGCTTCGTTCTCTTCGCGGCCGTCTTCGCGTACTACAACCACAAGTACCAGCAGATCGTGGACACGCGCCTCGCCTCGGGACACCTCTTCTCCAGCGTCTCGCAGATTTACGCCGCTCCGCGCGAGATTCGCGACGGCCAGAAGTACACCGCCGCTGCCATCGCCGCCGATCTGCGCCGCGCCGGTTACAACTCCAACACTCAGCTCGGGACCTTTCAGCTCAACGGCAACAGCATCTTCATCAAGCCCGGCCCGGAGAGCTACCACAACACCGACGGCGCCACCATCGACACCTCCGGCGGCACTGTCCAGAAAATTACCGCCGAAAACGGCGCCGCCCTCAGCGCCTACGAGCTAGAGCCGCAACTCATCACCGCGCTCTCCGCGGACAACAGCCGCACCAAGCGCCGCATGATCGCCTACACGGACATCCCGCCGCGCATGGTGCAGGCCGTGACCTCCATCGAAGACCGCAACTTCTTCGAGCACAACGGCATCAACTTCCTCCGCATCGTCAAGTGCGGCGTCGAAGACATCACCAGCGGCCGCAAGCGCTGCGGCGGCTCCACCATCACCATGCAGCTGGCGCGCGGCTTCTTCCTTTCCCCCGAGAAGCACCTCAAGCGCAAGCTCATCGAAATCTTCATCAGCTTCCAGCTCGAATCGCGCTTCACCAAGCCGCAGATCTTTGAGATGTACGCCAACCAGATCAACCTCGGCCATCGCGGCAGCTATGACATCAACGGCTTCGGCGAGGCATCGCAGGCCTTCTTCGGCAAAGACCTCAAGCAGCTCGACACCGCCCAGTGCGCTCTGCTGGCCGGAATGATCCAGAGCCCCAGCCGGCTTAACCCCTACCGCCATCCCGAGCGCGCCATCGAGCGCCGCAACGTAGTCCTCGACTCCATGGTCGAGACCAGCGCCATCTCAGCCTCTGAGGCTGCGCGCGCCAAAGCCGAGCCGCTCAATCTCGCTCCCCCCAACGTCGACGCCAGCGAGGCCCCCTACTTTGTCGATCTCGTCCACGACCAGCTCGTGCAGCGCATCGGCGACCAGGACCTCGCCCACCAGAGCCTCCGCATCTATACCTCGCTCGATCCCGACCTTCAGAGCATCGCCTCCGACGCCGTTGAGGCCGGTATGAAGAACGTCGACGATATCGTGCGCAAGCAACACGGTAAGAGCACCGCGCCCATCGTCTATCCCCAGGTCGCACTCATCGCCCTCAATCCCCACACCGGCCAGGTCCTCGCGCTCGTGGGCGGCCGCAACTACGGCGCCTCACAGCTCAACCACGCCGTCGCCAAACGCCCCACCGGATCCATCTTCAAGCCCTTCGTCTACGCCGCGGCCTACAACAGCAGCCTCAATGGCACCGCTCTGGGCGGCGGTGGGATCTTCACTGCCCTCACCCAGCTCACCGACGTCCCGACGACCTTCACCTTCGATAACGGCCGCCAGACCTACACTCCCAACAACTTCAAAGGCGACTTCCGCGGCGACGTCACCGCTGCCTACGCCCTCGCCCACTCGCTCAACAACGCCACCATCGAGCTCGGCGAGATGGTCGGCTTCGACAACGTAGCCGCCCTGGGTCGCTCCGCTGGAGTCGCCTCCGCCCGCGGAACCCCGTCTGTCTCCATCGGGGCCTACGACGCCACTCCGCTCGATATGGCCGGAGCCTACTCGGTCTTTGCCAACAATGGCGTTCACCTCACGCCCTGGATGCTCTCCTCCGTCACCAACACAAGCGGCGACATCATCTCCGACTTCCCGCGCGAGGCCAAGCAGGTCATGGATCCCCGAGCGGCCTATCTGACGCAGTCGCTGCTCGAAGGCACGATGAACTACGGAACTCCGGCAGGAGCCGTTCGTGGGCACGGCTTCACCGCTCCCGCCGCCGGCAAGACCGGAACCAGTCACGACGCATGGTTCGCCGGTTACACCTCCAACCTCATCTGCATCGTCTGGGTCGGCAACGACGACTACAGCGACATCAAGATCGAAGGCGCCCACGCAGCTGCACCCATCTGGACCGAGTTCATGAAGCGCGCCATCCAGCTTCCTGAGTACTCCGACGTCCACTCCTTCTCGCCGCCCGACGGAGTCAGCGTCGTCCGCATCGATAAGACCACTAATCTCCTCTCCGACACTTCCTGCCCCGACAACTCCATCAGTCTCGCCTTCCTCGACGGCACCGCGCCCGCCAACTCCTGCAGCCAGATGTCCGAGAGCCCGCAAAACTTCATCCAGAAGATCTTCGGCATCGGCGAACACCCCAACCCGCAGACCAATCCTCCGCCTGCCCTGCCCGGAGCCTCACCCGCGCGTCCAGCTTCTCCGACTGCGGCCAATGCCCCCGTCGAGACGCAGCCAGCCGCACCCAAGAAGAAGAACTTTTTCCAAAAGCTCTTCGGCGGCGGAGACAAGAAGAAGCAGCAGCCCCAAGACTCTCAACAATGA
- a CDS encoding proline--tRNA ligase: protein MHRWSQLFIPTLREAPADAEVASHKLLLRAGYIRQLGAGIYSYLFLGNRSINKIIAIVRDEMDKIGQEFLLPALNPREIWEESGRWSVMGDNMFRLKDRKGADLCLGMTHEEVMTSIARNELRSYKQLPQIWYQIQTKFRDEPRPKSGLLRVRQFIMKDAYSFDIDEAGLDESYNKHDAAYRAIFTRCGLEFVAVEADSGSMGGSASQEFMVYTEAGEDLIASSASGYAANLEKATSRLAPVEDLAPTGDGSPELVHTPGQRTIEEVGAFLNVEPQYQIKTMAYMAALPEADHAKLGPLRPVVVFLRGDHTLNEAKLLLIAGGELRPMLPEEIVEVFKAPAGYLGPIGLEPAPHPRKPGTLVILDKALEGRANLIAGANKEEYHLRNVTPTRDFKPTLIADVRNVVEGEPCPIDGSPLRLGKAVEIGHIFKLGYKYSKSMGATVLNRDGKEVTPIMGSYGIGIERILTSAIETSAAANDGSAFALHPAIAPFQVVVTITNIGDASLLAAGEKVAAELAAAGLDVLLDDRDERAGVKFKDADLVGIPYRINIGRGVAEGKVEFVDRLAKRNQDLTIAKVAAEVATQITSALQPGQPAQVV, encoded by the coding sequence ATGCATCGCTGGTCGCAACTATTTATCCCCACCCTTCGTGAAGCCCCCGCAGACGCCGAAGTAGCCAGCCACAAGCTCCTGCTCCGCGCCGGCTACATCCGTCAACTCGGTGCCGGCATCTACAGCTACCTCTTCCTCGGCAACCGCTCCATCAACAAGATCATCGCCATCGTGCGTGACGAGATGGACAAGATCGGCCAGGAGTTCCTGCTCCCCGCTCTCAATCCGCGCGAGATATGGGAGGAGTCCGGCCGCTGGTCCGTCATGGGCGACAACATGTTCCGCCTGAAGGACCGCAAGGGCGCCGACCTTTGCCTCGGTATGACCCACGAAGAGGTCATGACCTCCATCGCCCGCAACGAGCTCCGCAGCTACAAGCAGCTCCCGCAGATCTGGTACCAGATCCAGACCAAGTTCCGCGACGAGCCGCGCCCCAAGTCCGGCCTCCTGCGCGTCCGCCAGTTCATCATGAAGGACGCCTACTCCTTCGACATCGACGAGGCCGGCCTCGACGAGAGCTACAACAAGCACGACGCCGCTTACCGCGCCATCTTCACCCGCTGCGGCCTCGAGTTCGTCGCCGTCGAAGCCGACTCCGGATCCATGGGAGGGTCAGCCTCGCAGGAGTTCATGGTCTACACCGAAGCCGGCGAAGACCTCATTGCCAGTTCTGCCTCCGGCTACGCCGCCAACCTCGAGAAGGCCACCAGCCGCCTTGCCCCGGTCGAGGACCTCGCCCCCACCGGCGACGGCTCCCCCGAGCTCGTCCACACCCCTGGTCAGCGCACCATTGAAGAGGTTGGTGCCTTCCTCAACGTCGAGCCGCAGTACCAGATCAAGACCATGGCCTATATGGCCGCACTGCCTGAAGCCGATCACGCCAAGCTGGGTCCCCTGCGCCCCGTCGTCGTCTTCCTGCGCGGCGACCACACGCTCAACGAGGCCAAGCTCCTGCTTATCGCGGGCGGCGAACTCCGCCCGATGCTACCCGAAGAGATTGTCGAAGTCTTCAAGGCGCCCGCAGGCTACCTAGGCCCCATCGGCCTCGAGCCCGCGCCGCACCCCAGGAAGCCCGGAACCCTCGTCATCCTCGACAAGGCCCTTGAAGGCCGCGCCAACCTCATCGCTGGGGCCAACAAGGAGGAGTACCACCTCCGCAACGTCACCCCCACACGCGACTTCAAGCCGACGCTCATCGCCGACGTCCGCAACGTAGTCGAAGGCGAGCCCTGCCCTATCGACGGCTCCCCCCTGCGTCTCGGCAAGGCGGTCGAGATCGGCCACATCTTCAAGCTCGGCTACAAGTACTCGAAGTCCATGGGAGCAACCGTCCTCAATCGCGACGGCAAAGAGGTCACTCCCATCATGGGCAGCTACGGCATCGGAATCGAGCGGATCCTCACCTCCGCCATCGAGACCTCTGCCGCGGCGAACGACGGCTCCGCCTTCGCCCTGCACCCGGCAATTGCGCCCTTCCAGGTCGTCGTCACCATCACCAACATCGGAGACGCCAGCCTGCTCGCCGCCGGAGAGAAAGTCGCCGCCGAACTCGCTGCCGCTGGCCTCGACGTCCTGCTCGACGACCGCGACGAGCGCGCCGGAGTCAAGTTCAAGGACGCCGATCTCGTCGGTATCCCCTATCGCATCAACATCGGACGCGGAGTCGCCGAGGGCAAAGTCGAGTTCGTCGACCGCCTCGCAAAGCGCAACCAGGACCTTACGATCGCAAAGGTAGCCGCCGAAGTAGCCACTCAGATAACATCAGCCCTACAACCCGGACAGCCCGCTCAGGTAGTTTGA
- a CDS encoding GNAT family N-acetyltransferase: protein MTTLAMPVAPGQLRDEELQLELTEFALHPIHHVPAYNFRMVHRQTEEELGYIRLRVGSTPHIELYAGHIGYSVHPAHRGHHYASRSLRLLLPLAKRLEIDPVWITCDPENLASRRTLELAGAEFVEIVDVPPNCIIRQSGHPRKCRYRIFP, encoded by the coding sequence ATGACCACGCTGGCAATGCCCGTTGCTCCGGGTCAACTCCGCGACGAAGAGCTCCAACTGGAGCTCACTGAGTTTGCGCTCCACCCGATCCACCATGTGCCCGCTTACAACTTCCGCATGGTTCATCGTCAGACGGAGGAAGAGCTCGGCTACATCCGCCTGCGAGTCGGCTCGACGCCTCATATCGAGCTCTACGCCGGCCACATCGGGTACAGCGTCCATCCTGCTCATCGTGGACATCACTACGCCTCCAGGTCCCTCCGCCTCCTCCTGCCTCTGGCCAAGCGCCTCGAGATCGATCCCGTCTGGATCACGTGCGACCCGGAAAACCTTGCCTCCCGGCGAACCCTCGAGCTCGCCGGAGCCGAGTTCGTCGAGATCGTCGACGTCCCGCCAAACTGCATCATCCGCCAGAGCGGACACCCGCGAAAGTGCCGCTACCGCATCTTCCCTTAG